The proteins below come from a single Elgaria multicarinata webbii isolate HBS135686 ecotype San Diego chromosome 11, rElgMul1.1.pri, whole genome shotgun sequence genomic window:
- the LOC134405656 gene encoding zinc finger protein 12-like, with translation MPKLTFDDVAVMFSKDEWILLDGEQQQLYQDVMLENYWNLLSVGFKIRKPDLICLMEEGTKLWVPDMYDSKATKPEQDPCPPTTGLPPYTCAACLKSFRSRWSLRRHEGVHTGVKPFQCLSCGCCFSQAYRLQRHRALREGLAKPHDCPCCTRRFWCRMGLSQHLRSHAGQQPNACLVCTKLSRPGHANLENEGRTAVGDGFPEGAHDTGGCSRTFCTGQLPVAGKPQGPIMLQPGILSHSCFQCGKSFSSCRLLARHCLSVHTAPAERLHQGLVCGKRFVFSWKLQEHVDTHDHRLKLHPCLECGKRFFGQSKVRRHQMVHTGEKPYPCPCCDRRFCQKSYVAVHVKMAHGAGKVRAPLRSWHSGAGRSRAKASEERNPRLPEAARSQAITAADVKSTFAV, from the exons ATGCCCAAGTTGACCTTTGATGATGTGGCTGTGATGTTCTCCAAAGACGAGTGGATCTTGCTGGAtggggaacagcagcagctcTACCAGGATGTCATGCTGGAGAATTACTGGAACTTGCTCTCTGTGG GGTTTAAAATACGTAAGCCGGACCTCATCTGCCTGATGGAGGAAGGGACGAAACTGTGGGTCCCAGATATGTACGATTCCAAGGCCACGAAACCAGAACAAG ACCCCTGCCCGCCGACAACCGGCTTGCCTCCCTATACCTGTGCCGCGTGCTTGAAGTCCTTCCGGAGCAGGTGGTCCTTGCGGCGCCATGAAGGCGTCCACACAGGAGTCAAGCCTTTCCAGTGCCTGTCGTGCGGGTGCTGTTTCAGCCAGGCCTACCGACTGCAGCGGCACCGAGCCTTGCGCGAGGGCCTCGCCAAGCCCCACGACTGCCCCTGCTGCACCAGGCGCTTTTGGTGCCGCATGGGTCTCTCCCAGCATTTGCGCAGCCACGCCGGGCAGCAGCCCAACGCCTGCCTGGTTTGCACAAAGCTAAGCAGGCCCGGCCACGCTAACCTTGAGAACGAGGGCAGAACGGCTGTGGGTGACGGCTTCCCCGAGGGGGCGCATGACACAGGGGGATGTTCTCGAACGTTCTGCACGGGGCAGCTTCCTGTCGCCGGAAAGCCGCAGGGGCCCATTATGCTGCAACCGGGGATcctttctcattcctgcttccaGTGTGGTAAATCCTTCTCCAGCTGCAGGCTGCTAGCTAGGCATTGCCTCAGCGTACACACGGCCCCGGCCGAGCGTCTCCACCAGGGCCTCGTCTGTGGCAAGAGGTTTGTGTTCTCTTGGAAGCTGCAGGAGCACGTGGATACCCACGACCACAGGCTGAAGCTGCACCCCTGCCTGGAATGCGGGAAGCGGTTTTTCGGTCAGTCCAAAGTCCGGCGCCACCAAATGGtgcacactggtgagaagccttaCCCCTGCCCTTGCTGTGACCGTCGTTTCTGCCAGAAATCATATGTGGCCGTTCATGTGAAAATGGCCCATGGTGCAGGGAAGGTCAGAGCGCCTCTACGCAGTTGGCATAGCGGGGCTGGTAGAAGCAGGGCAAAAGCTAGCGAGGAGCGCAACCCTCGGCTACCGGAGGCAGCGCGAAGTCAAGCAATCACAGCGGCGGATGTGAAATCCACATTCGCGGTATAG